Below is a window of Gimesia chilikensis DNA.
TCGTACTTCGCCGTGAGCGGTTTGCCGGCGATGGCCGCTTTCAGGTTCTTGACTGCCACCGGCGCCTGTTTGCGAATCGCGGCTGCGGTTTTGGATGTCGGCAGATTACTGCTGTCTCCGAGAGCAAATACATTGGGATAACGGACGTGCTGCAGCGAGTACTTATCGACATCCACCCAGCCCTTTTCGTCAGCGAGGGGGCTCTGAGCAATGAACGCAGGTGGCCCCATCGGGGGTGTCACATGAATCATGTCGTACGCAATCGTGGTCTCTTCGCCGGTCTCCGTATGCTGGAAGATTGCTTCTTTCGTCTCAGCACTGATGGCAACCAGCTTCTGATTGAAGTGGGTCTCGATATTTTTGCGCTCGATCACTTTTTCCAGCGTTTTTCGATACTTTTCGACGGCAAAGATCGTACTGCTGCCGGAAGCGAAGATGATCTGCGTTTTATCGCGTACTCCTGATTTACGGAAATAGTCATCCGCGAGATAACAGATCTTCTGCGGCGCGCCACCGCACTTGATGCCTGTTTCGGGCTGAGTGAAGATCGCGGTTCCCCCTTTGAAATCGCGGATATTCTCCCAGGTACTGCCTACCGACTCAAACGAGTAGTTGCTGCAGACGCCCTCTTTACCGAGCGCATCTTTGAGCCCGGTGATCGCATCCCACTTGATACCGATGCCTGCACTGACCACGAGGAAATCGTATTCAATGGTCTGTCCATCACGGGTTTTCAGGCGGTTCCGCTCCGGTTCGAACGCAACGACGGCATCTTTAATCCATTTCGCTTTGGGAGGAATCACGGAGGCCTCGGTACGTCGCGTGTTTTCCTTACGAAAAGCCCCGCCACCGACCAGGGTCCAGGCCGGCTGGTAATAGTGATTCTCCGACGGGTCAATAATGGCCACGTCATAATCACTGAGCCAGCCTTTGGTCAATTTCGCAGCGACCGTAATGCCCGCGCTCCCACCGCCGACAATTACAACCTGGTGATGCACGACTTTCTCGGAGGGCGGCTGCACCTGTGCCTGATTCTCTGTTTCTGCAATCACATCGGAAATCATATTTTCATTCTCCCTGTTCTGGATGTCGGGACACCGCTTGTGGCTCTCGACGGTCAGTGGCTTCGGTTTTCACTGGCTGAGGACAAGGCTGGGGATTCAATCCACACAGGCCACTCAGACAGGTCTGCATTCCCATTCGGGGCAGGATCCAGAGATTCAAGATGAACCAGAGGGCCAGCACCGCGAGTAAAACGACGAGGTCAGTCATGATTGTTTCTCCAGAGAACAGGCTGCAGCGGAACTTGTAGAACAACTGATGGGGCCGGAACTGCCGGTAGTGGGCAGTCCCGCGGTTTCCCATGCCTGGTAGCCACCAGCCAGGTTGGTGACGTCAATACCAGCCGCCTGCAATAGACTGGCCGCAATTGCAGAGCGAGCCCCACTACGGCATTGCACGACCACTGGCTGATGGCATTCCAGGGTAGAAATCATGTCAGGAAAATGTCCGAGGAAACGGTGTTCGGCCTGAGGAACATGTCCCTGGTTCCATTCCGAGTCGGCACGGACATCAAACAGCGTTACCTCACCAGACTCGATCTGGGGCGCCAGTTCGGCTGGCGTTTTCACGGGATAGTGTTCCGTCGCCCGACCGGACTGGATCTCTCCACTCCGTTCGAACCAGCCTGAGACCCGATCGATGCCGATCTTGTGCAATACGCGATAGGCTTCCGGCAGGTCGGCAGCGTCTGCGATCAGATAGACCGGCTGATCGTAGTCGACGAGCCAGCCCGCCCAGGCTGCCAGCATCGACAGCGGAATATTGATTGTGCCCGGCACATGTGCTGTCGCGAATTCACTGGAAGGAGACAGGTCGATCACGGTGGCAGAGGAACTGACCAGCGACTCCTGTAATGCCGGAAGCGGTTTGGGCAGCGTGACCTTGCCGAGCACCAGCGGACCTTCTTTATTCACGCGTTTCATCACCGCAAAGTAGCGGGGCGCTTCGGGCTGATCGGACAGGATGTAGTTCACGAATTCGGTTTCGTCTGCATACTGCAGCGCCGGATTGAAACGTTTTTCATAACCAACGGTGGAAGACGGAATCGCTCCAAGTCCCTTGCCGCAGGCACTACCCGCACCATGGGCCGGCCAGACCTGCAGATAGTCGGGTAATTCTTTAAAACGCTGGGCCGAATGATAGAGCTGCTTCGCTCCGACTTCGGCACTTCCCTGAACGCCGGCAGCAGCTTCCAGCAGGTCCGGACGTCCAATCGAACCGACGAATACGAAATCTCCCGTGAAGATTCCCATCGGCTCATTGGCACCGCCGCCCTGGTCGGTCAACAGGAAGGAGATACTTTCCGGTGTATGACCGGGAGTG
It encodes the following:
- a CDS encoding NAD(P)/FAD-dependent oxidoreductase, whose translation is MISDVIAETENQAQVQPPSEKVVHHQVVIVGGGSAGITVAAKLTKGWLSDYDVAIIDPSENHYYQPAWTLVGGGAFRKENTRRTEASVIPPKAKWIKDAVVAFEPERNRLKTRDGQTIEYDFLVVSAGIGIKWDAITGLKDALGKEGVCSNYSFESVGSTWENIRDFKGGTAIFTQPETGIKCGGAPQKICYLADDYFRKSGVRDKTQIIFASGSSTIFAVEKYRKTLEKVIERKNIETHFNQKLVAISAETKEAIFQHTETGEETTIAYDMIHVTPPMGPPAFIAQSPLADEKGWVDVDKYSLQHVRYPNVFALGDSSNLPTSKTAAAIRKQAPVAVKNLKAAIAGKPLTAKYDGYTSCPLVTGYGKLVLAEFDYDKHPHETFPFDQSKERWSMWVLKKYFLPLLYWKGMLKGRA
- a CDS encoding MBL fold metallo-hydrolase encodes the protein MLLKYFYDQKLAHASYLVGCQKTKEAIVVDPGRDIEQYLEMAQREGVKLTGVAETHIHADYVSGARELADRVGAKLYVSDEGPAEWKYEYADQYEAQLLKEGDTFQVGNIRFDVLHTPGHTPESISFLLTDQGGGANEPMGIFTGDFVFVGSIGRPDLLEAAAGVQGSAEVGAKQLYHSAQRFKELPDYLQVWPAHGAGSACGKGLGAIPSSTVGYEKRFNPALQYADETEFVNYILSDQPEAPRYFAVMKRVNKEGPLVLGKVTLPKPLPALQESLVSSSATVIDLSPSSEFATAHVPGTINIPLSMLAAWAGWLVDYDQPVYLIADAADLPEAYRVLHKIGIDRVSGWFERSGEIQSGRATEHYPVKTPAELAPQIESGEVTLFDVRADSEWNQGHVPQAEHRFLGHFPDMISTLECHQPVVVQCRSGARSAIAASLLQAAGIDVTNLAGGYQAWETAGLPTTGSSGPISCSTSSAAACSLEKQS